The Mesorhizobium sp. AR02 genomic interval GTCGGGCTGATGCTGCTCGATCGCATCGAGATATTTCTCGACCGCATTGTTGATGCCGAGATCGATGACGTCGAAGCCGGCGCCTTCCATCATCATGCCGACGAGGTTCTTGCCGATGTCGTGGATGTCGCCCTTGACGGTGCCGATCACCATCTTGCCCTGCTTGGGCGCGCCGGTGGCGGCGAGCAGCGGACGCAGGATGAACATGCCGGCCTTCATGGCGTTGGCGGACAACAGCACTTCGGGAACGAACAGGATGCCGTCGCGAAAATCCTCGCCGACGATGCGCATGCCTTCGACCAGCGCCTCGGTCAGCACCTTGTAGGGCACCCAGCCGCGCTCCAGCAGGATCTGCGTGCCTTCCTCGATCTCTTCCTTCAAGCCGTCATAGAGATCGTCGTGCATCTGCTGCACCAACTCGTCGTCGGAAAGTTCAGAAAGGATGATCTCGTCGTCGGACATTTTAATCCAGCTCCTCACGGCATCGCGACTGTGTCGCAAGGCACAAAATTTTAGCGTTCATACCTAACCCGCAATGGGCGGGTATCCATAGCTGATTTGCGACTTCCCGCAAAAGGAAAGCGACTGGAAAATCTATTGGTTTTCTTGTCGATTTTGCGACAGGCGTTGGCGCGGACGGGCCGTTTCGAATAGGGTGCATGGCTACGATCCGGCGAAAGCCGCGCCATGCGGCCGCAACGGTTACGGACCAGCCATCGTCAGGCCAGGCCATATTCAGGGAAGAGCGATCATGAGCGAACACGCGGCAGTCGACCAGGAAGCGTCAAACGCACGGCGTGGACGCGCTGCCAGCGGCGGCGCGGCGGCAAGGCGCGCAGCGCGTTCGGGCGGTGGCCCCGGCACGCAGCTCACCTACATCAAGCGCAAGATCAACGTCTATGAGGTGCTCGACGAGGAAGGCCTGGCGCTGATCGAGAAGAACACCGACACGGTGCTCGAAGAGATCGGCATCATCTTCCGTGACGACGCGGAAGCGCTTCAGCTGTGGAAAGAGGCCGGCGCCGACGTCAAGGGCGAGCGCGTGCATTTCCCGAAGGGGCTTTGCCGTTCGCTGCTGAAGACCGCGCCGTCCGTCTACACCCAGCATGCCCGCAATGCCGAGCGCTCGGTGCAGATCGGCGGCAATGCTACTGTCTTCGCGCCGGTCTATGGCCCGCCCTTCGTGCGCGATCTGGACGGCGTCAGGCGCTATGCGACGATCGAGGATTTCCAGAATTTCGTGAAGCTCGCCTATATGGCGCCGTCGATCCACCATTCGGGTGGCACGGTCTGCGAGCCGGTCGATGTGCCGGTCAACAAGCGCCATCTCGACATGATCTACAGCCACATCAAATATTCCGACAAGCCGTTCATGGGCTCGGTCACCGCACCGGAGCGTGCCGAGGATACGGTGGCGATGGCCAAGCTCGTGTTCGGCGACGATTTCGTCGAAAACAACACGGTGCTGACCAGCCTGATCAACGCCAACTCGCCGATGGTGTTCGACGAGACCATGCTTGGCGCCCTGAAAGTCTATTCGCGCCACAACCAGGCCTGCATCGTTACGCCGTTCATCCTGGCCGGCGCGATGAGCCCGGTGACGGTCGCCGGCACGCTGACGCAGGTCCTGGCCGAAGTGTTGGCCGGCGCGTCGTTCACGCAGTTGATCCGGCCGGGCGCGCCGGTGCTGTTCGGCACCTTCGCCTCGTCGATCTCCATGCAGTCGGGTGCACCGACCTTCGGCACGCCGGAGCCGTCGCTGGTTTCTTATGGCGCCGCCCAACTCGCACGCCGGCTCGGCCTGCCGTTCCGCACCGGCGGTTCGCTCTGCGCATCCAAGGTGCCGGATGCTCAAGCGGCCTATGAAAGCGCCAACACGCTGAACTCGACGATCCTTGCCGGCACCAACTTTGTCCTCCACTCGGCCGGCTGGCTCGAGGGTGGGCTGGCGTCCTGCTATGAAAAGTTCATGATGGACATCGACCAGCTCGGCATGACGCAGAAATTCTCCGAAGGCGTCGACCTGTCGGAGAACGGCCAGGCGATGGATGCCATCCGCCAGGTCGGGCCGGGCAGCCACTATCTCGGCTGCGACCACACCCAGGCCAATTTCCAGACCGCCTTCTACCGCTCCAACATTGCCGACAACAATTCCTACGAACAGTGGCTGGCCGAGGGCGAGAAGACCGCGCCGCAGCGCGCCAACGAACTCGCCCGCCGCTGGCTGGAAAGCTATGAAGCGCCGTATCTCGATCTGAGCATCGACGAAGCGCTGAAGGAGTTCATCGCCAAGAAGAAGGGGTCGATGCCCGACGCCTTCACTTGAAAGGAGCCCGAGTCAGGCGGGGCTAAAGTCGCCAACATCATCCACAAGGAAGTCTGGCGGAGCGCGTTCTCCGACCCGGACAAGAAGGGATGATTGCGCGCGGCATGATCGAAGAGATCACGGCCGCGCTTGGCGCCAACGGCCTCATCCTGCGCGGCGGCTTTGTTTTCCCTGATGGCGAAGATGCTCCCCATGGCTCGTCGGGCGCTCCCGCCAAATCCGTGCTGCTGGTGGGGCAGGCGGGGGCGGCACCCTGGCCGCATTTCCTGCGCTGGCGGGAGCAGCAGCCACAGGTAATCGCCAATCCGCTCGACAGCTGGTCGCGGCAGGTCATCGGCGATGTGGCGGCGGCATTCGGCGCGCGCGCTGTTTCGCCTTCCGACAAACCCTATCTGCCGTTTCAGCAGTGGGCGATGCGGGCGGAGGGATTAAAACCGTCGCCGCTCGGCATCCTCATGCATCCGCAATATGGGCTCTGGCATGCCTATCGCGGTGCTTTGCTGTTCGAGGACGAGATCGCGCTTCCGGAGCAGGGCGAGGCGCCCCATCTTTGCGACGCGTGTGTCGAAAAGCCTTGCCTGAAATCCTGTCCGGTAGACGCCTATTCCAGGGAAGGGTTCGCCTATCAGGCCTGCCTGGCGCATGTGCGGGGAGCGAACGGTGAGCCGTGCCGCAGCGGCGGCTGCCTTGACCGCAATGCCTGCCCCTATGGCACGGAGTATCGCTATCCGCCGGAGGTCCAGGCATTTCACATGGTTGCATTCGCGGGCCTGTAAACACGTCACGCGATCCTGCACGAAATGTTGACGGCCACCTCTAGGGAATGCCTTGCCGTGGCAGGCCGCGCGGATATGTATCGCGCATCTGACAAACGGAGCAGGCAATGACGAAGCAGGACCTTCAGATCAAGACCCGTGATGGTACGGCCAAGGCGGGCCTGTTCCGCTCGGCCAAGACCTCCCCGGCCAAGGCCGGTATCATTCTCTATCAGGATGCCTTCGGTC includes:
- a CDS encoding corrinoid protein; the encoded protein is MSDDEIILSELSDDELVQQMHDDLYDGLKEEIEEGTQILLERGWVPYKVLTEALVEGMRIVGEDFRDGILFVPEVLLSANAMKAGMFILRPLLAATGAPKQGKMVIGTVKGDIHDIGKNLVGMMMEGAGFDVIDLGINNAVEKYLDAIEQHQPDIIGMSALLTTTMPYMKVVIDTMKEKGIRDDYVVLVGGAPLNEEFGKAVGADAYCRDAAVAVETAKDFMKRKHNVRASA
- a CDS encoding trimethylamine methyltransferase family protein yields the protein MSEHAAVDQEASNARRGRAASGGAAARRAARSGGGPGTQLTYIKRKINVYEVLDEEGLALIEKNTDTVLEEIGIIFRDDAEALQLWKEAGADVKGERVHFPKGLCRSLLKTAPSVYTQHARNAERSVQIGGNATVFAPVYGPPFVRDLDGVRRYATIEDFQNFVKLAYMAPSIHHSGGTVCEPVDVPVNKRHLDMIYSHIKYSDKPFMGSVTAPERAEDTVAMAKLVFGDDFVENNTVLTSLINANSPMVFDETMLGALKVYSRHNQACIVTPFILAGAMSPVTVAGTLTQVLAEVLAGASFTQLIRPGAPVLFGTFASSISMQSGAPTFGTPEPSLVSYGAAQLARRLGLPFRTGGSLCASKVPDAQAAYESANTLNSTILAGTNFVLHSAGWLEGGLASCYEKFMMDIDQLGMTQKFSEGVDLSENGQAMDAIRQVGPGSHYLGCDHTQANFQTAFYRSNIADNNSYEQWLAEGEKTAPQRANELARRWLESYEAPYLDLSIDEALKEFIAKKKGSMPDAFT